The genomic region CACATCCCCAGCCATTGCTCCTCCAACAGAGACGCTGGCTCCTCCAGTCAGAGACCCTGTTCCTGGAAAGCCCACAGTCACCACTCGGACTCGAGGTGCCATTATTCAGACCCCGACCTTAGGCCCCATCCAGCCCACTCGGGTGTCAGAAGCTGGCACCACGGTTCCTGGCCAGATCCGCCCAACGATGACCATTCCTGGCTACGTGGAGCCCACGGCCGTCGCCACCCCTCCCACGACTACCACCAAGAAGCCACGTGTATCCACACCAAAACCAGCCACGCCTTCTACTGACTCCTCCACCACAACTCGAAGGCCTACCAAAAAGCCACGGACACCCCGACCGGTGCCGCGGGTCACCACCAAAGCTCCCATCACCAGACTGGAAACCGCTTCCCCGCCTACTCGCATCCGCACCACCACCAGTGGGGTTCCCCGCGGAGGAGAACCCAACCAGCGGCCAGAGCTGAAGAACCACATCGACAgggtggatgcctgggtgggcaCCTACTTCGAGGTGAAGATCCCGTCAGACACCTTCTATGACAACGAGGACACCACCACCGACAAGCTGAAGCTGACCCTGAAGCTTCGGGAGCAGCAGCTGGTAGGCGAGAAGTCTTGGGTGCAGTTCAACAGCAACAGCCAGCTCATGTACGGCCTGCCCGACAGCAGCCACGTGGGCAAGCACGAGTACTTCATGCATGCCACGGACAAGGGGGGCCTGTCCGCTGTGGATGCCTTCGAGATCCACGTCCACAAGCGCCCTCAAGGGGACAGGGCTCCCGCGCGGTTCAAGGCCAAGTTTGTGGGTGACCCAGCCCCCTTGGTTAATGACATCCACAAGAAGATCGCCCTGGTGAAGAAGCtggcctttgcctttggggaccgCAACTGTAGCACTGTCACCCTGCAGAACATCACCCGGGGCTCCATCGTGGTGGAGTGGACAAACAACACTCTGCCCCTGGAGCCCTGCCCCAAGGAGCAGATCACGGGGCTGAGTCGGAGGATCGCAGAGGATGACGGGAAGCCGCGGGCTTCCTTCTCCAATGCCCTGGAGCCTGACTTTAAGGCCATGAGCATCTCGGTGACTGGTGCTGGCAGCTGCCGGCATCTGCAGTTTATCCCCATGGCGCCGCCTAAGAGAGTGCCCTCAGAGGCGCCGCCCACAGAGGTGCCGGACAGGGACCCCGAGAAGAGCAGTGAGGATGATGTCTACCTGCACACGGTCATCCCGGCGGTCGTGGTCGCGGCCATCCTGCTCATCGCCGGCATCATTGCCATGATCTGCTACCGCAAGAAGCGGAAGGGCAAGCTCACCCTCGAGGACCAGGCCACCTTCATCAAGAAGGGGGTGCCTATCATCTTTGCAGACGAGCTGGATGACTCCAagcccccaccctcctccagcaTGCCACTTATCCTGCAGGAGGAGAaagcccctctcccccctcctgAGTACCCCAACCAGAGCGTGCCCGAGACCACTCCTCTGAACCAGGACACCGTGGGAGAGTACACGCCCCTGCGGGATGAGGATCCCAACGCGCCTCCCTATCAGCCCCCCCCACCCTTCACGGCCCCCATGGAGGGCAAGGGCTCCCGTCCCAAGAACATGACCCCATACCGGTCGCCCCCTCCCTACGTGCCCCCTTAACCCACAAGCGCCTGGGTGGAGGCAGGGGTAGGGCAGGGCCCTGGAGACAACACGGTGTTGTCTGTGGAGACCGGTGGCCTGCAGACCATCGCCCACTGGGAGCCGACACCTGACCTAGCACACACTGACACGCGCGAGGCCTGGCCGAGCCCGCCCTCTCTGGTCCTCCAAACCCCAAAGCAGCTGGAGAGACTTTGgggacatttttacttttattttttgcctaacagcttttttgtttgttcatagAAAATTCTTTGCTGCGGTTTTGATGGCTGGCTCTGAAAGCACTGTTTGGAGTAGAGGTAGATGGAGGGAGCGAGGGGCCGTGAATGAACTCGCGGGCAGTGCTGGGCGGCCTCCCGGCTCTCTGCGTTTTGCCTTTAACACTAACTGTACTGTTTTTTCTATTCACGTGTGTCTAGCTGCAGGATGTAACATGGAAAACAGTAGCTAAAGATTAAAGTCAAAGGACTTTCAGAAGTTAAGGTTAAGTTTTTACATTTAATCTGCTGTTTACCTAAACTTGTATGTATAATTTTTGGGTGGGTATGGGAAATTGCTTTGCTAAAAATAAGCTCCCAGGGTGTTTCAAACTTAGAGAAGACCAAGGGACAGTATTTTTTATCAAAGGAATCCTATTTTTTCACACTATGTAAACTTGGTTGCTCTGATACCGCAGAGCCTGCCTGGGGGCCTCCCGGCCGTGGCTCTGGGGCCGGGGTCCTGGTGCTGGGCTTGCTCTCCCGCTCTTGCCAGAGGCTGGAAGCTGGAGGGGCCTCTTGGCCGTGGAcatccacacccccaccccatgcacgCTAGTGGCCCACCACCAAGGGGTCTTCATTTCCATGGAAAAGGGACTCCAAGAGGCAGTGGTGGCTGTGGCCCCCAACCTAGGTGCTCCAGGGTGGGCCGGCTGCTCGTGGGGGTGGCTTGGGGGGGTCGAGGGACTCGACCACATCAACATATTTCTTTTAcccttcttctgtgtgtgtgtttttttttcccctcctgaaaGGAATATCATGGTTTTTGAAACACTCAGTGGGGGACATTTTGGTGAAGATGCAATATTTTTATGTCATGTGATGCTCTTTCCTCACTTGACCTTGGCCGCTTTGCCCCAACAGTCCACAGCCCCACCctgacccaccccacccctcttctctgGCACTGCAGCCCTGGGCCTTGGGCTGGGAAAggtctgggggcgggggaggagtgCCAGCAATAGTTCATAGTCGAAATCTGTGGGCTCTCAAAGCTAATTTTTTACTAAAGTTTTTATACAGCCtcaaattgttttattaaaaaaaaagattaaaaatggtgATGCTTACAGCAGTTTGTACGAGCTCTTAGTGTTGATTCCATGGAACTGACGGCTTTGCTCATTttgatttttcccccccttttcatAATGGTTTAAATTCTCAAATTACACTGagcttcttttgccttttttagcagaacgtccgtccgtccatctgcATCTCTGTCCCGTGACTCAGGGGTGCCCACTCTGCTTTGATTCTCCTCCTTTGGAAGAAACCATTTTGAGCATGACTTTTCTTGATGTCTAAGAGTTATTTTGGGTACCTTTTAGGGAGGAATGCCTTTTGCAATAATGTATCCCTTCCGTGATCAGGCCAGTGGGTGGACCCAGGCTCCCTTTGCACACCGAGCAGCCACTTCTAAGCCATATCGACTGTTTCGCAGAGGATTTGTGTGTGCTGCCTCAGGAGGGGAGGGCTGGTCAGAGAGGAGGGGGTCTCCAGCCTGCCCTTCTCAGGAGGGCATTCCCCCTGCGCCTTTTCCCACAGGGcccagcctctctcccctgcccagcCCTTGGTACTCAAGCGAGCAGTGTCCCTGTGGTGGGGGAGCCTGTGGATGAGGGCTCAGTGGACCTCTGGTGACTGGGTCTCATGCCTCCCAGCCCTGATCCAAGCCAGAGTTTCCCCATTGCCCCAGAGTCAGGAGCACAAGTGGGGTCTGACCTGGTGAGATTATTTTTGATGACctcatcaaaaaataaacaattcctAGTGTTCCAGGTGAGGGCTTTGAAAGGCCTTCCAAACAGCTCCGTTGCCCCTAGCAACCCCACCATCGGGCACTGCCACGCAGAGACATGGCTGGCCCGGAATGGCCTGTTGCCATAGCAACCGGAGGCGATGGGGCAGTGAACagaataacaacagcaacaatgcCCTTGCAGGCAGCCTCCTCTCCTGAGCGCCGGGCTGGCCATGGCCGTTGGACTCTGTGAGACAGAGCCAATCTCACATTCAAGTGTTCACCAACCActgacatgtttttatttctttctatatgATTTTAAGATGTGTTTTCTGCATTCTGTATAGAAACATATCAAACTAAATAAAAGCAGTGTCTTTATTACAATGCCGTTGCCTCCAAGCATCTATTTCCCCGGCCCCTGCAATGTTCTGGGATATGAATGGGCTGCAGGTCTGGTGTCCATGtgatggagggaggaggggacccAGCCAGGCCCATTCAGAGGACTTGGAGGTGGCCTTTGTGCAGCTGACCCGATAGCCTCCGTGCCTTAGCACTTTCATGCCCCTGAAAGGGGTGGGCGTGGGCTCCAGAAACTGCCAACACACAGCTCTCCCTAGCCACTCTTCTTTCTGCCTGAGCCAGCAGAGAAattttgagcttcagtttcctcatgtggGACGACCGTGGGAAAGATCCTGCCTGCCGTAGGCTTGGCTGCCCAGGGTGGGTACACCTCTGCAGTTCCACTCCAGCTCCTGACCCTACTGTCTTGAGGTC from Mustela erminea isolate mMusErm1 chromosome 1, mMusErm1.Pri, whole genome shotgun sequence harbors:
- the DAG1 gene encoding dystroglycan — protein: MRMSAGLSLPLPLWGRTFLLLLSVTVAQSHWPSEAGRDWENQLEASMHSVLSDLHEAVPTVVGIPDGTAVVGRSFRVTIPADSVASNGELIKVSAAGKEALPSWLHWDPQSHTLEGLPLDTDKGVHYISVSATRLGANGSHVPQSSSVFSIEVYPEDHSEPQSVRAASPEPAEAASSACAADEPVTVLTVILDADLTKMTPKQRLDLLHRMRSFSEVELPNMKLVPVVNNRLFDMSAFMAGPGNAKKVVENGALLSWKLGCSLNQNNVPDIRGVEAPAREGAMSAQLGYPVVGWHIANKKPPLPKRIRRQIHATPTPVTAIGPPTTAIQEPPSRIVPTPTSPAIAPPTETLAPPVRDPVPGKPTVTTRTRGAIIQTPTLGPIQPTRVSEAGTTVPGQIRPTMTIPGYVEPTAVATPPTTTTKKPRVSTPKPATPSTDSSTTTRRPTKKPRTPRPVPRVTTKAPITRLETASPPTRIRTTTSGVPRGGEPNQRPELKNHIDRVDAWVGTYFEVKIPSDTFYDNEDTTTDKLKLTLKLREQQLVGEKSWVQFNSNSQLMYGLPDSSHVGKHEYFMHATDKGGLSAVDAFEIHVHKRPQGDRAPARFKAKFVGDPAPLVNDIHKKIALVKKLAFAFGDRNCSTVTLQNITRGSIVVEWTNNTLPLEPCPKEQITGLSRRIAEDDGKPRASFSNALEPDFKAMSISVTGAGSCRHLQFIPMAPPKRVPSEAPPTEVPDRDPEKSSEDDVYLHTVIPAVVVAAILLIAGIIAMICYRKKRKGKLTLEDQATFIKKGVPIIFADELDDSKPPPSSSMPLILQEEKAPLPPPEYPNQSVPETTPLNQDTVGEYTPLRDEDPNAPPYQPPPPFTAPMEGKGSRPKNMTPYRSPPPYVPP